One window of Rhizobium leguminosarum genomic DNA carries:
- a CDS encoding NADPH-dependent F420 reductase, whose translation MKTAIIGTGNMGAGLARRLAGKRDLILASRNEAAAKSLAEEIGATSAPISSAVAEADILVLALPYASALEFAGTAALQGKIVVDITNPLKPDFSGLLFGHDTSAAEEIQHRAKGAKVVKAFNTIFAELFAASPKHTSTIPVFLAGDEDAVETSAALAKDAGFAVEKTGSLDAARLLEPLGMLNIRLGYGLGRGTGIAPKWAAVDG comes from the coding sequence ATGAAAACCGCTATTATCGGAACTGGAAACATGGGCGCCGGATTGGCGCGTCGCCTGGCAGGTAAGCGCGATCTCATCCTCGCGTCGCGCAATGAGGCCGCGGCAAAGTCGCTTGCGGAGGAGATCGGCGCGACAAGCGCACCGATCTCCTCCGCCGTGGCCGAAGCCGATATTCTGGTACTTGCGCTGCCTTACGCTTCGGCGCTCGAATTTGCCGGAACGGCGGCATTGCAAGGCAAAATCGTCGTCGACATCACCAATCCACTGAAGCCCGATTTCTCCGGCCTGCTGTTTGGTCACGACACGTCGGCAGCCGAGGAAATCCAGCACAGGGCCAAAGGCGCCAAGGTCGTGAAGGCCTTCAATACCATCTTTGCCGAGCTGTTTGCGGCTTCCCCAAAGCACACCTCCACCATACCGGTCTTCCTGGCCGGGGACGAGGATGCTGTCGAAACGTCCGCAGCGCTTGCGAAGGACGCCGGCTTTGCTGTTGAGAAAACTGGCTCGCTCGATGCCGCTCGCCTGCTCGAACCCTTGGGAATGCTTAATATCCGCCTCGGTTACGGCCTGGGTCGCGGTACGGGTATTGCCCCCAAATGGGCTGCCGTCGACGGCTGA
- a CDS encoding VOC family protein gives MFDHVSIGVKDLDKSRRFYDAALAPLGYERLSNSEKMIGYGPEQVGLWVMQVEQPVVADMRSGLHFCFVAPDEAAVDAFYAAAVASGGTDNGEPGIRPDYGRFYYAAFIIDPDGYRLEAYFHKGEL, from the coding sequence ATGTTCGATCATGTTTCCATTGGCGTAAAAGACCTCGACAAATCCCGCCGTTTCTATGATGCGGCACTGGCGCCGCTCGGATATGAGCGCCTATCCAATTCCGAGAAGATGATCGGCTACGGCCCGGAACAGGTAGGGCTGTGGGTGATGCAGGTCGAGCAACCGGTTGTTGCCGATATGCGATCCGGGCTGCATTTTTGCTTCGTCGCGCCTGATGAGGCCGCGGTCGATGCCTTTTACGCGGCCGCCGTCGCATCCGGCGGCACCGACAATGGCGAACCGGGTATCCGGCCGGATTATGGACGCTTTTATTATGCCGCGTTCATCATTGACCCGGATGGCTACCGCCTCGAAGCCTATTTCCACAAGGGCGAACTCTAA
- a CDS encoding LysR family transcriptional regulator → MMNDATLRKIDLNLLLAFSVLMQERNVSRAAERLLLGQPGLSAALRRLREALDDELFVRVGRGLQPTPRALSIAPAIEDALSGIERAIRPQAEFDPASWQGEFRIGMCDNLESAFFGPLAARLLQFSPGARLIGIASEKRDAARRLDEGVFDFSVSVHDEPASWHIRAPLFNQASICIYDDAQLRLKAPLSLEDFAAVAHLTVSFEGNASTSIDTALSRTGHVRRVVATVPRFSALPTALRAMPAIAIVPESIGRCMAQLHGLTISAPPLSLPADPVTMLYRRVDQADGRARWFRRLFLDVAGEALVASGCRVSISRAAA, encoded by the coding sequence ATGATGAATGATGCCACGCTTCGCAAAATCGACCTGAACCTGCTGCTGGCCTTTTCGGTGCTGATGCAGGAGCGCAATGTCAGCCGCGCCGCCGAACGGCTGCTGCTTGGCCAGCCGGGCCTATCGGCCGCTTTGCGACGTCTGCGCGAGGCGCTGGATGACGAATTGTTCGTGCGCGTCGGCCGCGGCCTGCAGCCGACGCCGCGCGCCCTTTCGATTGCCCCGGCGATCGAGGATGCGCTGTCGGGCATCGAACGCGCCATCCGCCCGCAGGCCGAATTTGATCCGGCGAGCTGGCAGGGCGAGTTCCGCATCGGCATGTGCGACAATCTCGAATCCGCATTCTTCGGCCCGCTTGCCGCCCGTCTGCTCCAGTTTTCGCCAGGCGCCCGGCTGATCGGCATCGCTTCCGAAAAGCGCGATGCTGCCCGCCGGCTGGACGAGGGCGTTTTCGACTTCAGCGTTTCCGTGCATGACGAACCGGCCTCCTGGCACATCCGCGCGCCGCTGTTCAACCAGGCCTCGATCTGCATTTACGATGACGCTCAACTCCGGCTGAAGGCGCCGTTGAGCCTTGAGGATTTCGCCGCTGTCGCGCATCTCACCGTCTCGTTCGAAGGCAATGCCTCGACCAGCATCGACACCGCGCTGAGCCGCACCGGCCATGTCAGGCGTGTGGTGGCGACGGTGCCGCGCTTTTCCGCGCTGCCGACGGCGCTGCGGGCGATGCCCGCCATCGCCATCGTGCCGGAATCGATCGGCCGCTGCATGGCGCAATTGCATGGCCTGACGATCTCAGCGCCGCCGCTTTCGCTGCCGGCCGATCCGGTGACCATGCTCTATCGCCGGGTCGATCAGGCCGACGGCCGGGCGCGCTGGTTCCGCCGCCTGTTCCTCGACGTCGCCGGCGAGGCGCTCGTAGCGTCCGGCTGCCGCGTCTCGATCTCGAGAGCGGCGGCCTAA
- a CDS encoding MFS transporter, whose product MTLSKSKSGAGLALLLLCAANFLDAMDVSTIGVALPAIQAELGMEATSLQWAVSAYVLGYGGFLLLGGRVADVFGHRRVFLWSLAIFAAASIAGGFVDSGPTLIAARLIKGIAAAFTAPAALALLLSVFGEGSARAKALGVFASTGATGFVLGMVLGGAATIFSWRATLVMGAPVAILTLLLAPLALPADPKRTGPRPSFDWAGALTITPGLLLFVFGITNAAAAGWQAFATWGSLVASLALILLFLAVEARHADPMVPLGMFRRAKLRHANAIAALFQGSYVGFQFLATLYYQNVIGWSAFTTGFCFALGGVFVMFLAPRFASLAQNRGATGLMATGVGLQAFSYIFWVTALGHVDPILLVLLSQIPLGLGYAMTYPSVQVAALSDVEDDKSGLASGLLFASFQIGGGIVLAAASAVFGAAPHFGWDPYVAGIAFVALLAVAITLLAAAGPRTSAARTSAYQAAE is encoded by the coding sequence ATGACACTTTCCAAATCGAAAAGCGGAGCGGGGCTGGCATTGCTGCTGCTCTGCGCCGCCAACTTTCTCGACGCCATGGACGTCTCCACCATCGGTGTCGCGCTGCCCGCTATCCAGGCCGAACTCGGCATGGAGGCGACATCGCTGCAATGGGCCGTCAGCGCCTATGTGCTCGGCTATGGCGGCTTTCTGCTGCTCGGCGGCCGGGTCGCCGACGTCTTCGGCCACCGCCGCGTCTTCCTGTGGTCGCTGGCGATCTTTGCCGCCGCCAGCATCGCCGGCGGCTTCGTCGACAGCGGCCCGACGCTGATCGCCGCCCGCTTGATCAAGGGCATCGCCGCCGCCTTCACCGCGCCTGCCGCCCTTGCGCTGCTACTCTCCGTGTTCGGCGAGGGGTCGGCGCGGGCCAAAGCGCTCGGCGTCTTCGCCTCCACCGGCGCCACCGGCTTCGTGCTCGGCATGGTGCTCGGCGGCGCCGCGACGATCTTCAGTTGGCGGGCAACGCTGGTCATGGGCGCGCCCGTCGCCATCCTGACGCTCCTTCTTGCGCCGCTGGCGCTGCCGGCCGACCCGAAAAGGACCGGACCGCGGCCCAGCTTCGACTGGGCCGGCGCGCTGACGATCACCCCCGGGCTGCTGCTCTTCGTCTTCGGCATCACCAATGCCGCAGCCGCCGGCTGGCAGGCTTTTGCGACCTGGGGTTCGCTCGTTGCGTCGCTGGCGCTGATCCTGCTGTTTCTCGCGGTCGAAGCGCGCCATGCCGATCCGATGGTGCCGCTTGGCATGTTCCGCCGGGCGAAGCTCCGGCATGCCAATGCGATCGCCGCCCTCTTTCAGGGCTCCTATGTCGGCTTCCAGTTCCTGGCAACGCTCTATTATCAGAACGTTATCGGCTGGTCGGCCTTCACCACCGGCTTCTGCTTTGCGCTTGGCGGCGTCTTCGTGATGTTCCTGGCGCCGCGTTTTGCGAGCCTCGCACAAAATCGCGGCGCCACCGGCCTGATGGCGACGGGTGTCGGCCTGCAGGCCTTCAGCTATATCTTCTGGGTGACCGCACTCGGGCATGTCGACCCGATCCTGCTCGTGCTGCTCTCACAGATCCCGCTCGGCCTCGGTTATGCCATGACTTACCCCTCCGTGCAGGTCGCAGCCCTTTCCGACGTGGAGGATGACAAGTCGGGGCTCGCCTCCGGACTGCTTTTCGCCTCCTTCCAGATCGGCGGCGGCATCGTGCTCGCAGCCGCCTCGGCGGTGTTCGGCGCCGCACCGCATTTCGGCTGGGACCCTTATGTCGCCGGCATCGCCTTCGTGGCGCTGCTTGCGGTCGCGATCACCCTGCTTGCAGCCGCCGGCCCGCGGACATCGGCCGCCCGGACGTCGGCCTATCAGGCGGCGGAATGA
- a CDS encoding fatty acid desaturase, whose amino-acid sequence MQVAPLGESAENSEPSEGNNVLLAEKRWLKILAGYRQPRAGRSAFELAVTVVPFALFWAAAWASVHYSFWPGLILVVPAAAFLLRLFMIQHDCGHGSFFARRGVDDWVGRTIGVLTLTPYDYWRRAHAEHHASAGNLDERGVGDIETLTIAEYNALSRWGRLGYRLYRHPIVMFGIGPAWLFIIKQRLPFGMMRSGALPWVSTMATNLAIALVAALLIWAVGIVPFLLVHLPTVLLAGAAGVWLFYVQHQFEETHWSKKPDWQFQHAALHGASHYDLPPVLRWITGNIGIHHVHHLSSRVPYYRLPEVLRDHPELADLGRITLMESLRCVKLVLWDEQTKRLVSFRDAARLAAAQ is encoded by the coding sequence ATGCAAGTGGCCCCTTTGGGCGAATCCGCCGAGAACTCGGAGCCGTCCGAGGGGAATAACGTGCTTTTGGCTGAAAAGCGCTGGTTAAAGATCCTTGCCGGATATCGTCAGCCGAGAGCCGGACGCAGCGCTTTCGAGCTTGCAGTCACCGTCGTCCCCTTCGCGCTGTTTTGGGCTGCCGCATGGGCCTCGGTTCATTACAGCTTCTGGCCCGGCCTGATTCTCGTCGTTCCCGCCGCCGCTTTTCTGCTGCGGCTGTTCATGATCCAGCATGATTGCGGCCATGGCTCGTTTTTCGCGCGCCGTGGCGTCGACGACTGGGTTGGGCGAACGATCGGCGTTCTGACGCTGACGCCTTACGACTATTGGCGCCGGGCGCATGCGGAACACCACGCCTCGGCCGGGAACCTGGACGAACGCGGCGTCGGCGACATCGAAACGCTGACGATCGCCGAATACAATGCGTTGTCGCGCTGGGGCCGTCTTGGCTATCGGCTCTACCGGCACCCGATCGTGATGTTCGGGATCGGGCCGGCATGGCTGTTCATCATCAAGCAGCGCCTGCCTTTCGGCATGATGCGCTCCGGCGCCCTGCCCTGGGTTTCGACCATGGCGACCAATCTTGCCATCGCACTGGTCGCCGCACTGCTGATCTGGGCCGTCGGGATCGTCCCCTTCCTGCTGGTGCATCTGCCGACCGTGCTTCTGGCCGGTGCTGCGGGCGTCTGGCTGTTCTATGTCCAGCATCAGTTCGAGGAAACCCATTGGTCGAAGAAGCCGGACTGGCAGTTCCAGCATGCGGCCCTTCACGGTGCCTCGCACTATGACCTGCCGCCAGTGCTGCGCTGGATCACCGGCAATATCGGCATCCACCACGTGCATCATCTGTCGAGCCGGGTGCCCTACTACCGGCTGCCGGAGGTGCTGCGAGACCATCCTGAGCTTGCCGACCTCGGCCGCATCACGCTCATGGAAAGCCTGCGTTGCGTCAAGCTGGTGCTGTGGGACGAACAGACGAAACGGCTGGTGTCGTTTCGCGATGCGGCGCGGCTCGCAGCCGCGCAGTAA
- a CDS encoding SDR family oxidoreductase, whose amino-acid sequence MTAQLREKVALVAGATRGAGRGIAVELGAAGATVYVTGRTTRAQQSEYARPETIEGTAELVTAAGGRGIAVRVDHLVEAEVEALVARIRAEAGRLDILVNDIWGGEKLFEWDKSVWEHSLDNGLRMLRLGIDTHLITAHYALPLMIEQPGGLLVEMTDGTAEYNATHYRLSPFYDLVKTGVTRMAWAHAQDLAKHGATAVSITPGWLRSEMMLDAYGVREENWREATKTQPHFAISETPRFVGRAVSAIAADPDRARWNGQSLSSGGLAKVYGFDDIDGSRPDCWRYMVEVQEPGKPADVRGYR is encoded by the coding sequence GTGACAGCACAGTTGCGGGAGAAGGTGGCTTTGGTGGCCGGTGCCACGCGCGGCGCCGGCCGCGGCATTGCGGTGGAACTCGGCGCTGCCGGCGCCACCGTCTATGTGACGGGGCGCACGACGCGCGCGCAGCAATCCGAATATGCCAGGCCGGAGACGATCGAGGGGACGGCCGAGCTGGTAACGGCTGCGGGCGGCAGGGGGATCGCCGTGCGGGTAGACCATCTCGTCGAGGCTGAGGTCGAGGCGCTGGTCGCCCGCATCCGGGCGGAGGCCGGCCGGCTCGATATTCTCGTCAACGACATCTGGGGCGGCGAAAAACTGTTCGAATGGGACAAATCCGTCTGGGAGCATTCGCTCGACAACGGCCTGCGCATGCTGCGGCTCGGCATCGACACGCATCTGATCACCGCCCATTATGCGCTGCCGCTTATGATCGAGCAGCCGGGCGGACTGCTGGTGGAGATGACCGACGGCACGGCAGAATACAACGCCACCCATTACCGGCTGTCGCCCTTCTATGACCTCGTTAAAACGGGTGTCACCCGCATGGCCTGGGCGCATGCACAGGATTTGGCAAAACACGGCGCCACTGCGGTTTCGATCACGCCCGGCTGGCTGCGCTCCGAAATGATGCTGGATGCGTATGGTGTTCGAGAGGAGAACTGGCGCGAGGCGACGAAGACGCAGCCGCATTTCGCCATTTCCGAAACCCCGCGCTTTGTCGGCCGCGCGGTTTCGGCCATCGCCGCCGATCCCGACCGCGCCCGCTGGAACGGCCAGTCGCTGTCGAGCGGTGGACTGGCCAAGGTCTACGGCTTCGATGACATCGACGGTTCGCGGCCGGATTGCTGGCGCTACATGGTGGAAGTGCAGGAGCCGGGCAAGCCGGCGGATGTGAGGGGTTATCGCTAA
- a CDS encoding TetR family transcriptional regulator, with product MPRRRTLSDEQLLAMVLALIHAEGPDAATFAAVAKASGLSGSTLVQRFTTKTAMLRAALLYAWDGLDAETTRLAESVPKTPEGAIALLVGLSQDYGDNAAAYGEGLLVLREDFRDPVLRARGAAWGKALTVAIARCFGSATAPETNARLMLSQWQGSLTWWGFGAGGPVDAYLETELRRFLAAVARL from the coding sequence ATGCCGCGCCGCCGCACGCTTTCCGATGAACAGCTTCTCGCCATGGTGCTGGCGCTAATCCATGCCGAAGGGCCGGATGCGGCGACCTTTGCGGCGGTGGCCAAAGCCAGCGGCCTTTCCGGCTCGACGCTGGTGCAGCGGTTTACGACGAAGACGGCGATGCTGCGTGCAGCACTGCTTTACGCCTGGGACGGGCTGGATGCGGAAACGACGCGGCTTGCCGAGAGCGTGCCGAAAACGCCGGAGGGCGCGATCGCCCTACTTGTCGGCCTGTCGCAGGATTACGGCGACAATGCCGCCGCCTATGGCGAGGGGCTGCTGGTGCTTCGTGAAGATTTTCGTGATCCGGTGCTGCGCGCCCGCGGGGCCGCCTGGGGAAAAGCGCTGACGGTGGCGATCGCTCGCTGTTTCGGATCGGCGACCGCGCCGGAGACGAACGCCCGGCTGATGCTGTCGCAATGGCAGGGCTCGCTCACCTGGTGGGGTTTTGGCGCAGGCGGGCCGGTGGATGCTTATTTGGAGACAGAACTGCGGCGTTTCCTCGCGGCGGTAGCCCGCCTCTAG
- a CDS encoding methyltransferase family protein, whose product MPVSAYFKAGLFVVAAAAALFAAAGTIAVPGFWAYLAIFAVVMIVSFAALDPDLLRERMRPGGKKPPLSLRVFSLVLFMHWIVAGLDRGRFHWSDNVPDWLQGVCLFTVAAGYALALWAMRVNRFFSSVIRIQTDRGQHVVSTGPYAFVRHPGYTAGFLIIAASGPALGSWLAAALVVLFSLPFLLYRTITEDRILRAELAGYSDYAARVRWRLLPGIW is encoded by the coding sequence ATGCCCGTCTCGGCTTACTTCAAGGCAGGTTTGTTTGTGGTCGCCGCGGCTGCCGCATTGTTCGCAGCGGCCGGCACGATCGCTGTCCCGGGCTTTTGGGCCTATCTCGCAATCTTTGCTGTCGTCATGATCGTTTCGTTCGCGGCGCTCGATCCGGACCTCCTGCGCGAACGCATGCGGCCGGGTGGCAAGAAGCCGCCGCTCTCGCTGAGGGTCTTCTCGCTCGTTCTGTTCATGCATTGGATCGTTGCCGGGCTTGACCGTGGCCGTTTCCATTGGAGCGACAACGTGCCCGATTGGCTTCAGGGCGTTTGCCTGTTCACGGTCGCGGCCGGCTACGCCCTTGCACTATGGGCTATGCGTGTGAACCGGTTTTTCTCCTCAGTCATTCGCATCCAGACCGACCGCGGCCAGCACGTCGTCAGCACGGGGCCTTATGCCTTCGTCCGCCACCCTGGTTACACCGCTGGATTTCTGATCATAGCGGCGAGCGGACCCGCGCTCGGATCGTGGCTTGCCGCTGCGCTCGTTGTGCTCTTCAGCCTGCCGTTTCTGCTCTACCGCACCATCACGGAGGACCGAATTCTTCGCGCGGAGCTTGCGGGCTATTCGGATTACGCCGCGCGGGTCCGATGGCGGCTTCTCCCGGGTATTTGGTGA
- a CDS encoding YcgN family cysteine cluster protein produces MNDLPYWKSKTLAEMTVAEWESLCDGCGLCCLNKIEEWDSGDIYFTSVSCKLLDGESCRCSSYQNRWDFVPDCVQLTKENVPDIAWLPPTCGYRLVNEGRDLYWWHPLVSGDPETVHAAGISARGRTINESEIDIDDLEDYVVDWPLTVGEQKDEEEEA; encoded by the coding sequence ATGAACGATCTGCCCTACTGGAAGAGCAAGACGCTGGCTGAAATGACCGTCGCCGAGTGGGAAAGTCTCTGCGACGGCTGCGGCCTCTGTTGCCTCAACAAGATCGAGGAATGGGATAGCGGTGATATCTATTTTACCTCGGTCAGCTGCAAGCTGCTCGACGGCGAAAGCTGTCGCTGCTCCAGCTACCAGAACCGCTGGGATTTCGTGCCGGATTGTGTGCAGCTGACCAAGGAGAACGTGCCCGATATCGCCTGGCTGCCGCCCACCTGCGGTTACCGGCTGGTCAATGAAGGCCGCGACCTCTACTGGTGGCATCCGCTCGTCTCCGGCGATCCGGAAACCGTTCATGCCGCCGGCATTTCTGCGCGTGGCCGCACGATCAACGAAAGCGAGATCGATATCGACGATCTCGAAGACTACGTCGTCGACTGGCCGCTGACCGTGGGCGAACAGAAGGACGAGGAAGAAGAAGCCTAG
- a CDS encoding transglycosylase domain-containing protein produces the protein MQDPDNPEKGPENGPERAADKRPTKSRHILLRIDSWIDSTVWNAGFRAAEIWEDITIFFRRFRVRGWKRMVFELAGEGLTLGAAGSVLMLLLAQPAFEATKEDWRNRGDFAVTFTDRYGNVIGHRGVIHQNSVPIDELPDSLIKSVLATEDRRFFDHFGIDVIGLFRAMVTNAQAGEVVQGGSTLTQQLAKNLFLSNERSIDRKVTEAFLALWLEANLSKKEILSTYLDRAYMGGGTFGAAAAAQFYFGKNITDVNLAESAMLAGLFKAPAKYAPHVNLPAARARANEVLTNLVQSGLMTEGQVIAARRNPATVVDRNEVESPDFFLDWAFDEVQRLSPRFHQHSLIVRTTIDMGIQQAAEDSVETSLREYGEAYHAKQGAMVMIENGGAVRAMVGGRDYGESQFNRATRALRQPGSSFKVYTYSVAMESGMTPQTTIVDAPISWGNWSPHNYANHYAGRITLETAIAQSINTVPVRLAKEKLGIQPIRAMAKNLGVETPIRDDVTIPIGTSEVTVLDQATAYATFPAGGYQSRRHGITQVLDYDGDVLYDFDHDEPAAKRVLSEKADAYMNQMLSRVPYVGTARKAALDNGILTAGKTGTTQAYRDAWFVGFTGNYTCAVWFGNDDYTSTNNMTGGSLPAMTFKRAMDYAHQGVTLRAIPGVENPLPSEKDLAKTATAKPQDGLPQLIRPRMLSVPSTNILKDLGKKLKDAAPLAPQKVASSE, from the coding sequence GTGCAGGATCCGGACAACCCCGAAAAGGGGCCAGAAAATGGACCAGAAAGAGCGGCGGACAAGCGGCCGACGAAGAGCCGTCACATCCTGCTGCGCATCGATTCGTGGATCGATTCGACCGTCTGGAACGCGGGCTTCCGCGCCGCCGAGATCTGGGAAGACATCACCATCTTCTTCCGCCGCTTCCGCGTGCGCGGCTGGAAGCGCATGGTCTTCGAACTTGCCGGCGAAGGGCTGACGCTCGGGGCGGCCGGCTCGGTGCTGATGCTGCTGCTTGCCCAGCCGGCCTTCGAGGCGACCAAGGAGGACTGGCGCAACCGCGGCGATTTCGCCGTCACCTTCACCGACCGCTACGGCAACGTCATCGGCCATCGCGGCGTTATTCATCAAAATTCCGTGCCTATCGATGAACTGCCGGATTCCCTGATCAAGTCCGTGCTCGCCACCGAAGACCGGCGCTTCTTCGACCATTTCGGCATCGACGTCATCGGCCTCTTCCGCGCCATGGTCACCAACGCCCAGGCCGGCGAAGTCGTGCAGGGTGGCTCGACGCTGACCCAGCAGCTGGCCAAGAACCTGTTCCTGTCCAACGAACGCTCGATCGACCGCAAAGTCACCGAGGCGTTCCTGGCACTTTGGCTCGAGGCAAACCTTTCCAAGAAGGAAATCCTCTCCACCTATCTCGACCGCGCCTATATGGGCGGCGGCACGTTTGGCGCAGCCGCGGCGGCACAGTTCTATTTCGGCAAGAATATCACCGATGTGAACCTCGCCGAATCCGCCATGCTCGCCGGCCTGTTCAAGGCCCCGGCGAAATACGCCCCGCATGTCAACCTGCCGGCAGCACGTGCGCGCGCCAACGAGGTGCTGACCAATCTCGTGCAGAGCGGGCTGATGACCGAGGGCCAGGTGATCGCCGCCCGGCGCAACCCGGCTACCGTCGTCGACCGAAACGAGGTGGAATCGCCAGACTTCTTCCTTGACTGGGCCTTCGACGAGGTGCAGCGGCTTTCGCCGCGTTTCCACCAGCATTCGCTGATCGTGCGCACGACGATCGACATGGGCATCCAGCAGGCGGCCGAGGATTCGGTCGAAACGTCGCTGCGCGAATATGGCGAGGCCTATCACGCCAAGCAGGGCGCCATGGTGATGATCGAGAACGGCGGCGCCGTGCGCGCCATGGTCGGCGGTCGCGATTACGGCGAGAGCCAGTTCAACCGCGCCACCCGGGCGCTGCGCCAACCGGGCTCCTCCTTCAAGGTCTACACCTATTCGGTGGCGATGGAGAGCGGGATGACGCCGCAGACGACCATCGTCGACGCGCCGATCTCCTGGGGCAATTGGAGTCCGCATAATTATGCCAACCACTATGCCGGCCGCATAACGCTCGAGACCGCGATTGCCCAGTCGATCAACACCGTGCCGGTACGGCTCGCCAAGGAAAAACTCGGCATTCAGCCGATCCGGGCGATGGCGAAGAACCTCGGCGTCGAGACGCCGATCCGCGACGACGTCACCATCCCGATCGGCACATCCGAGGTGACAGTGCTCGATCAGGCGACGGCCTATGCCACCTTCCCGGCCGGCGGCTACCAGTCGCGCCGCCACGGCATTACCCAGGTCCTCGATTATGACGGCGACGTGCTCTACGATTTCGACCACGACGAGCCGGCGGCCAAACGGGTGCTGTCCGAAAAGGCCGACGCCTATATGAACCAGATGCTGTCGCGCGTTCCCTATGTCGGCACGGCGCGCAAGGCAGCCCTCGACAATGGCATTCTGACAGCCGGCAAGACCGGCACGACCCAGGCCTATCGCGACGCCTGGTTCGTCGGGTTTACCGGCAATTACACCTGCGCCGTCTGGTTCGGCAATGACGACTACACCTCGACCAACAACATGACCGGCGGCTCGCTGCCGGCGATGACGTTCAAGCGCGCCATGGACTACGCCCATCAGGGCGTGACGCTGCGGGCCATCCCCGGGGTCGAAAATCCCCTGCCGTCCGAAAAGGATCTCGCCAAGACCGCCACCGCCAAGCCGCAGGACGGATTGCCGCAGCTCATTCGGCCGCGCATGCTCTCGGTGCCATCGACGAATATCCTGAAAGATCTCGGCAAAAAGCTGAAGGATGCCGCTCCGCTCGCGCCGCAGAAGGTGGCCAGCTCGGAGTAA
- a CDS encoding DUF1214 domain-containing protein — translation MFRFPLFILVTLIVAFGGGIMISLYALDATQGFGAIKLGAWEAFPALQTVEADPYAKSHRARAGKLLYGSAEGLTFTASVDDDGARLNAGCRYRISGQTPPARLWTLFTADNGGNPATVKTGHPSALNSWTVLRQPDSSFSIEISAVAQPGNWLALPEAGTFRLVLTLFDTPTAGSSGVIDLAMPKLTKTGCGNA, via the coding sequence GTGTTTCGGTTTCCCCTCTTCATCCTGGTCACGCTGATCGTCGCCTTCGGCGGCGGGATCATGATTTCGCTTTATGCGCTGGATGCGACGCAGGGTTTCGGGGCGATCAAGCTCGGCGCCTGGGAGGCGTTTCCGGCGTTGCAGACGGTCGAGGCTGATCCTTATGCCAAGTCGCACCGAGCGCGCGCCGGAAAACTGCTTTATGGCAGCGCCGAAGGTCTGACCTTTACGGCGAGCGTCGACGATGATGGCGCGCGGCTGAATGCCGGCTGCCGCTACCGCATCAGCGGGCAGACGCCGCCTGCCCGGCTCTGGACCCTCTTTACCGCCGACAATGGCGGCAATCCAGCGACGGTGAAGACCGGGCATCCCTCGGCGCTCAATTCCTGGACGGTGCTGCGCCAGCCGGACAGCAGCTTCTCGATCGAAATATCCGCCGTCGCGCAGCCGGGCAACTGGCTGGCCTTGCCGGAGGCCGGCACCTTCCGGCTGGTGCTTACGCTGTTCGACACACCGACCGCCGGCAGTTCCGGGGTGATCGACCTTGCCATGCCGAAGCTCACCAAGACCGGATGCGGCAATGCTTAA
- a CDS encoding DUF1254 domain-containing protein — MLKIFFAILTGLFGAALLHLVIILSLPHFTGKDAATRVEAEGDLNNFTLLGGRYDEAGLANGDPFVRTAVCSFDIEDAPVHFTAKGNVPFWSIAIYDSASNEVFSMNDRTSVGGALDVLAGGPIQLTDLRKNLPQELQQAILVEMARPDGYAVLRTLAPQASFDEAARNFLTEAGCEQFAAR; from the coding sequence ATGCTTAAGATATTCTTCGCCATCCTGACCGGCCTTTTCGGCGCAGCGCTGCTGCACCTCGTCATCATCCTTTCGCTGCCGCATTTCACCGGCAAGGATGCCGCGACCCGTGTAGAGGCGGAGGGCGATCTCAATAATTTCACCCTGCTCGGCGGCCGGTATGACGAGGCAGGCCTTGCCAATGGCGACCCCTTTGTGCGCACCGCCGTCTGCTCCTTCGACATCGAGGATGCGCCGGTGCATTTCACTGCCAAGGGCAATGTGCCCTTCTGGTCGATCGCGATCTACGACAGCGCCTCCAACGAGGTCTTCAGCATGAACGACAGGACCTCGGTCGGCGGCGCGCTCGATGTGCTGGCAGGCGGTCCGATCCAACTGACTGACCTGCGCAAAAACCTGCCGCAGGAATTGCAGCAGGCGATCCTGGTGGAGATGGCACGACCGGACGGCTACGCCGTGCTGCGGACGCTGGCGCCGCAGGCAAGTTTCGATGAGGCAGCGCGGAACTTCCTGACGGAAGCCGGCTGCGAGCAATTCGCCGCCCGCTAA